Within Thermus sp. CCB_US3_UF1, the genomic segment GCGCACCCCACCCCCCAGGCCAAAGTAGCCGCGAAGAAGGCCGGCATCCCCATAGAAGAGGGCCTCGGCCAGGGCCTTGAGGGGGTTGACCAGGAGGGCGTTGTAGAGGCGGTCCACATAGAAGCTCTCCCGGCTCCAGGCCTCAAAGGCCTGGTACCAGGCGGGAAGGGCCTTGCGCTGGAAGAAGGTGTAGCCAAGCCAGAGGCCCAGAAGGGCCACGGCCCCCGAGAGGGCGATGAGCCCCCACTCCGCCCCCAAGGAGAGGTGGTGGTGCTCCAGCTCCGCCAGAGCCGGCTTCAGGTAGGGCATGAGGAGGTTGGGCAAGGGATGGGGCAGGGCCAGATACCCCGCCAGCACCGAGCCCAGGGCCAGAAGGTGGTTGGGCCAGAGCATGACGGGCGGGGCCTCGTGGGGGTGGTGGTGGCCCCTTTCCTCACCCAGGAAGACCAGGACGAACCAGCGCATGGCGTACATGGCCGTAAGCACCGCCACCAGAAGGGCCCCCACGTAGAACCCTACCCCCCCAAAGGGGTAGGTGAGGGTGGCGGTGAGGATGGCGTCCTTGGACCAGAAGCCCGAGAGGAGGGGAAGCCCTCCCAGGGCCAAGGCTCCGATGAGGCCGTGCCAGCGGGTCAGGGGCAGGTGCTTCCAAAGCCCGCCCATCTTGCGCACGTCCTGTTCCCCGCCCAGGGCGTGGATCACGCTGCCCGAGGCCAGGAAAAGGAGGGCCTTAAAGAAGGCGTGGGTGAAGACGTGGAAGAGGGCCACCCAGTAGGCCCCCACCCCGGCGGCCAGGAACATGTACCCCAGCTGGCTGATGGTGGAGTAGGCGACAATCTTCTTGATATCGTTCTGCCCAAAGGCGGAAAGGGCCCCGTAAAAGGCGGTGAGGAGGCCGATGACGGCGATGGTATAGGAAACGTCGGGAAGGACGCTGTAGAGGAAGGAGCTTCGGGCCACCAGGTAGACCCCGGCGGTCACCATGGTGGCGGCATGGATGAGGGCGGAAACCGGGGTGGGGCCGGCCATGGCGTCGGGGAGCCAGACCATGAGGGGCACCTGGGCGCTTTTCCCCACCGCCCCCAGGAAGAGGAAGAGGCCGGCCAGGGCCAGGAGGCTGGGGTTCTTCAAGGGCCCTTCCAGGGCCTCCTTGAGCTCGGAGATGGAGAGGGTGCCGTAGAGGGCCCAGAGGATGGCCATGCCCAGCATGAAGCCCAGGTCGCCGATGCGGTTCACGATGAAGGCCTTGCGGGCGCTATCGGCGTACTGGGTGTTCTGGTACCAGAAGCCGATGAGGAGGAAGCTGGCCAGGCCCACCCCTTCCCAGCCGATGAACATCACCGGGTAGCTATCGGCCAGGACCAGGGTGAGCATCATGGCGATGAAGAGGTTGAAGTAGGCGAAGAAGCGGCTGTAGCCGGGATCCCCGTGCATGTAGCCGATGGCGTAGACGTGGATGAGGAAGCCCACCCCGGCCACGATCATGAGCATGAAGCCGGAAAGGTTGTCTAGGAGGAGGCTGAAGGGGATCCCAGGAAGCCATTCCACCTGGAAGCGGGCCCCGCCCTGGAGGAGGAGGCCCACCCCCAGGAGGAAGGAGGCCAGGACCAATCCCGAGGCCAGCACCCCGGGCCAAGGCTCCCGCATCCGCTTGCCGAAAAGGCCCAAGAGGGCGAACCCCAGAAGGGGAAGGAGGATGGTGAGAAGCAAGGCCATGCTTACCCCCTAAGCTCGGAAAGGTCGTCCACCGCGGTGCTTTCCCGGTGGCGGAAGATGGCCACGATGAGGCCGAGCCCCACCGCCACCTCCGCGGCGGCGATGGCGATGACCATGAGGGCGGCCACCTGGCCCTCGAGGCCGTACGCCCGGGCGAAGCCCACCAAGGAGAGGTTGGCCGCGTTCAGCATCAGCTCAATGGAGAGGAAGACCAAAATGGCGGTCCTCCGGGTGAGCACCCCATACACCCCCAGGGCGAAGAGGAGGGCCGAGGCGAAGAGGTAGCTCATCCCACCACCTCCTTCTCCTCCTTGCGCTCCTCGGGGCGCAGGGCGTCCAGGGGCCGGCTGGGCTGGACCAGGGCCACGGCCACCACCGTGGCCGCCATGAGGAGGAAGCCCACCGCCAGGAGGACGAGGAGCCAGTCCCCGTAGAGGAGGGGCCCCAGGGCCTGGGGCAGCCCTCCTCCCAGATCCTTCTGGAAGCTAAGCCCCAGGCCCACCATCCCCGAAAGCAGGAAAAGGCCTACCCCCAGGGCCAGAAGGGCAGCCAGGGGCTTGGAGCGCACCAGGGGATCAAACCCCACCTCCCCCTGGGCGGCGAAGAGGAGCATGATGACAAAGAGGAAGAGGACCACGATGGCCCCGGCGTACACGATGATCTGGATAAAGCCTAAGAAGCGTGCGTCCAGGGCCACGTAGGCCCCGGCCAGGACCAGAAAGTTGGCGATGAGGGCCAAGGCGGCGTGGATGGCGTTGCGCAGAGTCACCACCAGGACCCCGGTGCCGAGGAGGAGGAAGAGGGCCAAGGCTTCCCAAGGGCTCACCGCTTCCCTCCTTCCGTGGGGGCTTGGAAGCCCTCCAGCTCCGGGCGAACGTAGGGCACCACGTAGCCGGGCTTGACCGGCTTTCCGGTCATCTTGGCCTCCCGCCGCTGGGGTTTGGTGCCCTGGATGTCCACCAGCATGTCCTCTTTGCCGTAGATGAGGTCGGAGTACTGGTAATCCGCCATCTCAAAGTCGTACCCCAGGACGATGGCCCCCGTGGGGCAGGCCTCCTCGCAGAGCCCGCAGAAGATGCAGCGGAGCATGTTGATCTCGTAGACCTTGGCGTACCGCTCCCCTGCGGAGACCGGGTTTTCCGGGTCGTTCTCCGCGGGCTCCACGTAGATGGCGTAGGCGGGGCAGGCGGCGGCGCACAAGGAGCAGCCGATGCACTTCTCCAGGCCGTTGGGGTGCCGGGTGAGGACGTGGCGGCCATGGAAGCGGGGCTTGAGGGCCACGGGGGCGTCGGGGTAGGGGACGGTGACGGGCTTGGAGAAAAGGTACTTGAGGGTGATTCCCAGGCTCTGGGCCAGGGCTTTCAGGGTCATGCGCCACCTCCTTTGCGTACGGGCTTGGGGCTATACAAGAGGCCGCCCAGGAGGACCAGGAAGCTCAGGCCGGAGAGGTAGAGGAGGTAGGTCTTGGGCAGGCCCAGGGCCACCACCAAGGCGGTGACCAGGAACCACAGGAGGGCCACCGGGAAGAGGAAGCCCCAGCCAAAGCGCAGGAGCTGATCGTAGCGCAGGCGGAACCAGGTGGCCCGGATCCAGATGAAGAAGAAGAGGAAGAAGGCGATCTTGAGGAACATCCAGAGGTAAGGGACGTTGGCGAAGGGCATGGTCCAGCCGCCCAGGAAGAGGGTGGGGATGAGGGCGCTGGCGGTGATGAAGTGGATGTACTCCGTCATCTGGAAGAGGGCCCACTTGATGGAGCTGTACTCCGTGTGGTACCCCCCCACCAGCT encodes:
- the nuoI gene encoding NADH-quinone oxidoreductase subunit NuoI; this encodes MTLKALAQSLGITLKYLFSKPVTVPYPDAPVALKPRFHGRHVLTRHPNGLEKCIGCSLCAAACPAYAIYVEPAENDPENPVSAGERYAKVYEINMLRCIFCGLCEEACPTGAIVLGYDFEMADYQYSDLIYGKEDMLVDIQGTKPQRREAKMTGKPVKPGYVVPYVRPELEGFQAPTEGGKR
- the nuoK gene encoding NADH-quinone oxidoreductase subunit NuoK, translated to MSYLFASALLFALGVYGVLTRRTAILVFLSIELMLNAANLSLVGFARAYGLEGQVAALMVIAIAAAEVAVGLGLIVAIFRHRESTAVDDLSELRG
- a CDS encoding NADH-quinone oxidoreductase subunit J yields the protein MSPWEALALFLLLGTGVLVVTLRNAIHAALALIANFLVLAGAYVALDARFLGFIQIIVYAGAIVVLFLFVIMLLFAAQGEVGFDPLVRSKPLAALLALGVGLFLLSGMVGLGLSFQKDLGGGLPQALGPLLYGDWLLVLLAVGFLLMAATVVAVALVQPSRPLDALRPEERKEEKEVVG
- the nuoL gene encoding NADH-quinone oxidoreductase subunit L; protein product: MALLLTILLPLLGFALLGLFGKRMREPWPGVLASGLVLASFLLGVGLLLQGGARFQVEWLPGIPFSLLLDNLSGFMLMIVAGVGFLIHVYAIGYMHGDPGYSRFFAYFNLFIAMMLTLVLADSYPVMFIGWEGVGLASFLLIGFWYQNTQYADSARKAFIVNRIGDLGFMLGMAILWALYGTLSISELKEALEGPLKNPSLLALAGLFLFLGAVGKSAQVPLMVWLPDAMAGPTPVSALIHAATMVTAGVYLVARSSFLYSVLPDVSYTIAVIGLLTAFYGALSAFGQNDIKKIVAYSTISQLGYMFLAAGVGAYWVALFHVFTHAFFKALLFLASGSVIHALGGEQDVRKMGGLWKHLPLTRWHGLIGALALGGLPLLSGFWSKDAILTATLTYPFGGVGFYVGALLVAVLTAMYAMRWFVLVFLGEERGHHHPHEAPPVMLWPNHLLALGSVLAGYLALPHPLPNLLMPYLKPALAELEHHHLSLGAEWGLIALSGAVALLGLWLGYTFFQRKALPAWYQAFEAWSRESFYVDRLYNALLVNPLKALAEALFYGDAGLLRGYFGLGGGVRSLGQGAARLQAGYLRVYALLFVVGVLVLLGVMRW